In a single window of the Rhodamnia argentea isolate NSW1041297 chromosome 2, ASM2092103v1, whole genome shotgun sequence genome:
- the LOC115737592 gene encoding bidirectional sugar transporter SWEET2, whose protein sequence is MIDLYSLSVSVSTICKDAAGAAGNIFAIGVFVSPIPTFRRIVRNQSTEQFSGLPYIYALLNCLLCTWYGTPLISSDNMLVMTVNSAGALFQLAYIVLYVTYADKQKKVMMLGFLSAVLVIFAIVVIGSLQIVDDDLRRDVVGIISGVSLISMLASPLLIINLVIRTKSVEFMPFYLSLSMFLMSASFFLYGIFNNDIFIYVPNGIGTILGITQLVLYCYYKRTDSESSREPLIESYAETV, encoded by the exons ATGATTGATTTGTATTCCCTTTCAGTTTCGGTCTCCACCATTTGCAAAGATGCAGCTGGAGCagcag GTAACATTTTCGCTATTGGCGTATTTGTATCACCTAT ACCGACATTTAGAAGAATCGTCAGAAACCAGTCAACGGAGCAGTTCTCTGGGTTGCCTTATATATATGCTCTCTTGAACTGCTTGCTTTGCACATGGTATGGCACACCGCTGATATCGAGCGACAACATGCTGGTCATGACAGTGAACTCCGCGGGTGCACTTTTTCAGTTGGCATACATAGTTCTCTATGTGACATATGCGGATAAACAGAAAAAG GTGATGATGTTGGGATTTCTTTCGGCGGTTCTTGTTATTTTTGCCATTGTAGTAATTGGGAGCTTACAAATAGTGGACGATGACCTGCGGAGGGACGTTGTCGGGATTATAAGTGGTGTCTCCCTTATTTCTATGCTTGCTTCCCCATTGCTTATAATT AATTTGGTGATCCGGACGAAGAGCGTTGAATTCATGCCGttttatctctctctttccatgtTCCTCATGAGCGCGTCGTTTTTCCTATATGGGATTTTCAACAATGACATCTTCATTTAT GTCCCAAACGGTATTGGAACGATTTTGGGGATCACCCAATTGGTGTTGTATTGTTACTATAAGCGCACTGACAGTGAAAGCTCAAGAGAACCATTGATAGAATCATATGCAGAGACGGTATAG
- the LOC115737275 gene encoding trifunctional UDP-glucose 4,6-dehydratase/UDP-4-keto-6-deoxy-D-glucose 3,5-epimerase/UDP-4-keto-L-rhamnose-reductase RHM1 has product MANYTPKNILITGAAGFIASHVANRLIRNYPEYKIVVLDKLDYCSNLKNLIPSQSSPNFKFVKGDIGSADLVNYLLITESIDTIMHFAAQTHVDNSFGNSFEFTKNNVYGTHVLLEACKVTGQIRRFIHVSTDEVYGETDEDAVVGNHEASQLLPTNPYSATKAGAEMLVMAYGRSYGLPVITTRGNNVYGPNQFPEKLIPKFVLLAMRGKPLPIHGDGSNVRSYLYCEDVAEAFELILHKGEVGHVYNIGTKKERRVIDVAKDICKLFSMDSETSIKFVENRPFNDQRYFLDDQKLKILGWSERTTWEEGLKKTMDWYINNPDWWGDVSGALLPHPRMLMMPGGIERHFDDSEGGESPPNVPTTPNQSKMVVPPSKHATSAKKPSLKFLIYGKTGWIGGLLGRLCDNEGIPFEYGKGRLEYRSQLVADIQNVKPTHVFNAAGVTGRPNVDWCESHKTETIRANVAGTLTLADVCREHGLLMMNFATGCIFEYDAAHPEGSGIGYKEEDRPNFTGSFYSKTKAMVEELLKEYDNVCTLRVRMPISSDLNNPRNFITKISRYNKVVNIPNSMTVLDELLPISIEMAKRNLMGIWNFTNPGVVSHNEILEMYQKYIDPQFKWENFTLEEQAKVIVAPRSNNEMDAAKLKKEFPDLLSIKESLIKYVFEPNRKN; this is encoded by the exons ATGGCTAATTATACCCCGAAGAATATCCTCATTACTGGGGCCGCTGGGTTCATTGCATCCCATGTTGCTAACCGCCTCATTCGTAATTACCCCGAATACAAGATAGTAGTACTTGACAAACTCGATTATTGTTCCAATCTGAAAAACCTGATTCCTTCGCAATCATCCCCCAACTTCAAGTTCGTGAAGGGAGACATCGGAAGTGCTGACCTTGTGAACTACCTTCTCATCACGGAGTCTATTGACACCATAATGCATTTTGCCGCTCAGACACATGTCGACAATTCCTTTGGCAACAGCTTTGAGTTCACCAAGAATAATGTTTACGGCACTCATGTCCTCTTAGAAGCATGTAAGGTGACAGGGCAGATCAGGAGATTCATCCACGTGAGCACCGATGAAGTTTATGGAGAAACGGATGAGGATGCTGTGGTAGGAAATCATGAGGCATCTCAACTCCTCCCTACAAATCCTTATTCAGCGACGAAGGCTGGAGCAGAGATGCTTGTCATGGCATATGGTAGGTCATATGGGTTACCTGTCATAACGACCCGTGGGAACAATGTTTATGGGCCGAATCAATTTCCCGAAAAGTTGATCCCAAAGTTTGTCCTTTTGGCTATGAGAGGGAAGCCTCTTCCCATTCATGGAGATGGATCCAATGTCCGTAGTTACCTCTACTGTGAGGATGTCGCTGAGGCTTTTGAGTTAATTCTTCACAAGGGTGAGGTTGGTCATGTCTACAACATTGgcacaaagaaggaaagaagagtcATTGATGTGGCTAAGGACATATGCAAACTTTTCTCCATGGACTCGGAAACCAGCATTAAGTTCGTAGAAAATAGGCCATTTAATGACCAGAGGTACTTTTTAGATGATCAGAAGCTGAAGATCTTAGGCTGGTCAGAACGGACAACGTGGGAAGAGGGGTTGAAGAAGACTATGGATTGGTACATCAATAATCCTGATTGGTGGGGTGATGTTTCTGGAGCGCTTCTCCCTCATCCAAGGATGCTGATGATGCCGGGTGGTATTGAAAGGCATTTTGATGACTCTGAAGGAGGCGAATCCCCACCAAATGTCCCCACGACTCCTAATCAGTCCAAGATGGTGGTTCCACCTTCTAAACACGCAACTTCAGCCAAGAAACCATCCTTGAAGTTCCTGATATATGGTAAGACCGGTTGGATTGGTGGTCTTCTTGGGAGGCTATGTGACAATGAAGGAATCCCATTTGAGTATGGAAAAGGGCGTCTTGAGtaccggtcgcagcttgtggcAGACATACAGAATGTCAAGCCCACACATGTTTTTAATGCTGCTGGTGTAACCGGTAGGCCGAATGTGGATTGGTGTGAATCCCATAAGACTGAAACGATCCGTGCCAATGTTGCTGGAACCTTGACTCTTGCGGATGTCTGTAGGGAGCACGGGCTTTTGATGATGAATTTTGCTACAGGCTGTATATTTGAGTATGATGCTGCACACCCAGAGGGCTCAGGCATTGGCTATAAGGAGGAAGACAGGCCCAATTTTACTGGCTCCTTCTATTCCAAGACAAAGGCCATG GTTGAAGAGCTTTTGAAGGAGTACGACAACGTTTGCACGCTCAGAGTCCGTATGCCAATATCCTCTGACCTCAACAACCCCCGCAATTTCATTACCAAGATTTCGCGCTACAACAAGGTGGTTAACATTCCAAATAGTATGACTGTTTTGGATGAGTTGCTTCCCATCTCAATTGAGATGGCAAAGCGGAACCTGATGGGAATATGGAACTTCACAAATCCTGGAGTCGTGAGCCATAATGAGATCTTGGAGATGTACCAGAAGTATATTGATCCCCAATTCAAGTGGGAGAACTTTACATTGGAAGAGCAAGCGAAAGTGATTGTTGCCCCCCGAAGCAATAACGAGATGGACGCTGCTAAGTTGAAGAAAGAGTTTCCAGATTTGCTATCGATCAAGGAGTCACTGATCAAGTACGTGTTTGAACCAAACAGGAAGAACTAA
- the LOC115737273 gene encoding alpha,alpha-trehalose-phosphate synthase [UDP-forming] 1-like translates to MPGNKYNSNSVHVPGRVERLLRERELRKSSRASHSNETTDISRVAELEHELRFREGENSGISYVEQSSEGAIAPRPLTEGCERQDGRPFRQRLLVVANRLPVSAVRRGEDAWSLEMSGGGLVTALLGVKGFEARWIGWAGVNVPDEIGQRALTDALAQKKCIPVFLDEEIVHQYYNGYCNNILWPLFHYLALPQEDRLATTRSFQSQFAAYRKANQMFADVVNKHYEDGDVVWCHDYHLMFLPKCLKEYNSNMKVGWFLHTPFPSSEIHRTLPSRSELLRSVLAADLVGFHTYDYARHFVSACTRILGLEGTPEGVEDQGRLTRVAAFPIGIDAVRFIGALDTPPVQEHMKELKERFAGRKVMLGVDRLDMIKGIPQKILAFEKFLEENSDWHDKVVLLQIAVPTRTDVPEYQKLTSQVHEIVGRINGRFGTLTAVPIHHLDRSLDFHKLCALYAVTDIALVTSLRDGMNLVSYEFVACQDAKKGVLILSEFAGAAQSLGAGAILVNPWNITEVAASIAQALNMPAEEREKRHRHNFAHVTTHTAQEWAETFVSELNDTVVEAQLRTRQVPPFLPFQDAIDRYLKSNNRLLILGFNATLTEPVDTPGRRGDQIKEMDLKLHPDLKEPLTALCSDLRTTVVVLSGSDRSVLDDNFAEYNMWLAAENGMFLRLTKGDWMTTMPEHLNMEWVDSVKHVFEYFTERTPRSHFELRETSLVWNYKYADVEFGRLQARDMLQHLWTGPISNASVDVVQGSRSVEVRAVGVTKGAAIDRILGEIVHSKSMTTPIDYVLCIGHFLGKDEDVYTFFEPELPSDALGIARTKATDGVKSPGEKRSSLKLPASKSGSKASAMKTQRPLPNPDKRNNNHASGSGRRSSPDKISWNVLDLKGENYFSCAVGRPRTNARYLVGSSDDVVLFLKELAHASFPGLA, encoded by the exons ATGCCTGGAAACAAGTACAACAGTAACTCTGTCCATGTTCCTGGTCGTGTAGAACGGCTCTTAAGAGAAAGAGAGCTCAGAAAAAGCAGCAGGGCTTCCCATTCAAATGAGACAACTGACATTAGTAGAGTGGCTGAGCTAGAACATGAGCTGCGCTTTAGAGAAGGAGAAAACTCGGGGATTTCTTATGTTGAACAGTCTTCGGAAGGGGCTATCGCCCCCAGGCCACTCACCGAGGGTTGTGAAAGGCAAGATGGGAGGCCTTTCAGACAGAGACTCTTGGTGGTGGCTAACAGGTTGCCTGTCTCTGCAGTCAGAAGAGGTGAAGATGCATGGTCTCTTGAGATGAGTGGTGGGGGGCTAGTTACTGCTCTTCTGG GTGTGAAGGGGTTCGAGGCAAGATGGATAGGATGGGCTGGTGTTAATGTGCCTGATGAGATTGGACAGAGGGCTCTTACCGATGCTTTGGCTCAAAAA AAGTGTATTCCTGTGTTCCTTGATGAGGAGATTGTTCATCAATACTACAATGGCTATTGCAACAATATATTATGGCCTCTTTTTCATTATCTTGCACTTCCACAAGAAGATCGCCTAGCAACTACAAGAAGTTTTCAGTCTCAGTTTGCTGCATACAGGAAAGCAAATCAAATGTTTGCTGATGTTGTAAATAAGCATTACGAAGATGGTGATGTAGTCTGGTGCCATGATTACCACCTTATGTTTCTGCCGAAATGCCTGAAGGAATATAACAGCAACATGAAAGTTGGGTGGTTCCTCCATACACCATTTCCTTCCTCTGAAATTCACAGGACTCTGCCATCACGGTCCGAGCTTCTACGTTCTGTTCTTGCTGCTGATTTAGTTGG TTTCCACACCTATGACTATGCAAGGCACTTTGTGAGCGCTTGTACTCGTATTCTTGGGCTTGAGGGTACACCAGAAGGAGTTGAGGATCAAGGGAGGCTGACGAGAGTAGCTGCA TTTCCTATTGGCATAGATGCTGTTCGTTTCATCGGAGCACTTGACACTCCACCAGTTCAGGAACACATGAAAGAACTAAAAGAGAGATTTGCTGGTCGTAAG GTGATGTTAGGTGTTGACCGATTGGATATGATCAAGGGGATTCCTCAAAAGATACTGGCATTTGAGAAATTTCTTGAAGAGAACTCAGATTGGCATGACAAAGTTGTTTTGCTGCAAATTGCTGTACCAACAAGAACAGATGTTCCTGAAT ATCAAAAACTTACAAGCCAAGTCCATGAAATTGTTGGACGCATTAATGGAAGATTTGGAACATTGACGGCTGTCCCTATACATCACCTG GATCGTTCTCTTGACTTCCATAAGCTATGTGCCCTTTACGCAGTTACTG ATATTGCACTTGTCACTTCATTGAGGGATGGCATGAATCTTGTCAGTTACGAGTTTGTTGCATGTCAAGATGCGAAGAAAGGGGTTCTAATTCTTAGTGAG TTTGCAGGTGCGGCACAGTCCCTAGGTGCTGGTGCAATTCTAGTGAACCCTTGGAACATCACAGAGGTTGCTGCTTCTATAGCCCAAGCTTTAAATATGCCTGCCGAAGAGAGGGAAAAGCGTCATCGACATAATTTTGCACATGTAACAACCCATACGGCGCAAGAATGGGCCGAAACATTCGTAAG CGAACTAAATGATACTGTTGTTGAGGCCCAGCTAAGGACAAGACAAGTACCACCTTTTCTTCCATTCCAAGATGCCATTGACCGATATCTGAAATCCAATAATCGCTTACTCATTCTG GGGTTCAACGCAACATTGACTGAACCAGTGGACACTCCAGGGAGAAGGGGTGATCAGATTAAAGAAATGGATCTCAAATTGCACCCCGATCTGAAAGAGCCCTTGACGGCACTCTGCAGTGACTTGAGGACAACGGTGGTTGTCCTCAGTGGGAGTGACAGAAGTGTCTTAGATGAT AACTTTGCAGAGTATAACATGTGGTTGGCAGCTGAGAACGGGATGTTTTTACGTCTTACAAAGGGAGATTGGATGACAACAATGCCAGAGCATTTAAACATGGAATGGGTTGACAGCGTAAAG CATGTCTTTGAGTATTTCACAGAAAGGACTCCTCGTTCACATTTTGAACTCCGAGAAACCTCGCTTGTATGGAACTACAAATATGCAG ATGTTGAATTTGGAAGACTCCAAGCAAGAGATATGTTGCAACATCTTTGGACAGGTCCAATATCTAATGCATCTGTTGATGTTGTCCAAGGTAGCCGGTCAGTCGAGGTGCGAGCAGTTGGTGTAACAAAA GGTGCAGCAATTGACCGTATATTGGGTGAGATTGTACACAGTAAATCCATGACAACACCAATTGACTATGTTCTTTGCATAGGTCATTTCCTGGGAAAG gatgaagatgtctacacATTTTTCGAGCCAGAGCTTCCTTCTGATGCTCTAGGGATTGCCAGAACCAAGGCTACTGATGGAGTGAAGTCTCCAGGGGAGAAACGATCTTCCTTGAAGCTTCCAGCTAGTAAAAGTGGGTCAAAAGCATCTGCGATGAAGACACAACGACCTTTACCGAACCCtgacaaaagaaataacaacCATGCCAGTGGTAGTGGGAGGAGGTCTTCGCCAGATAAAATATCCTGGAACGTGCTCGATCTCAAGGGGGAGAACTATTTCTCATGCGCTGTCGGCCGGCCCCGTACAAATGCTCGCTACCTGGTTGGATCCTCCGACGATGTCGTCTTGTTTCTCAAGGAACTGGCGCATGCATCATTTCCTGGCCTTGCATAG